One genomic segment of Parus major isolate Abel chromosome 23, Parus_major1.1, whole genome shotgun sequence includes these proteins:
- the YARS1 gene encoding tyrosine--tRNA ligase, cytoplasmic yields MQPGAAAAMEPAPGPQEKYQLITRNLQEVLGEDKLMSILKERELKIYWGTATTGKPHVAYFVPMSKIADFLKAGCEVTILFADLHAYLDNMKAPWELLELRTRYYEHVIKAMLESIGVPLEKLRFVRGTDYQLSKEYTLDVYRLSSVVTQHDAKKAGAEVVKQVEHPLLSGLLYPGLQALDEEYLKVDAQFGGVDQRKIFTFAEKYLPSLGYAKRVHLMNPMVPGLTGSKMSSSEEDSKIDLLDRKEDVKKKLKKAFCEPGNVENNGVLSFIKHVLFPLKSEFVVLREEKWGGNKTYTAYEALEKDFAEQVVHPGDLKNSVEVALNKLLDPIRERFNCPELKKLSSAAYPTPSKAKPGEKGTKNSEPEDVVPSRLDIRVGKVISVEKHPDADSLYVEKIDVGEAEPRTVVSGLVHFVPKEQLQDRLVVLLCNLKPQKMRGVESQGMVLCASSVGEPRQVEPLDPPAGCCAGERVYVEGYEGGEPDEELKPKKKVFEKLQADFRISEDCVAQWKQRNFLTKLGTVSCKSLKGGSIS; encoded by the exons ATGCAACCCGGGGCGG CCGCCGCTATGGAGCCCGCGCCCGGCCCGCAGGAGAAGTATCAGCTCATCACGCGGAACCTGCAG GAGGTGCTGGGCGAGGACAAGCTCATGTCCATCCTGAAGGAGCGAGAGCTGAAGATTTACTGGGGGACCGCCACCACGGGCAAGCCTCACGTGGCGTATTTCGTGCCCATGTCCAAGATTGCAGATTTCCTGAAGGCTGGCTGTGAG GTGACAATCCTCTTTGCTGACCTCCACGCTTACCTGGACAACATGAAggctccctgggagctgctggagctgcgCACCCGTTACTATGAGCATGTCATCAAAGCCATGCTGGAGAGCATCGGGGTGCCCCTGGAAAAGCTCAGATTTGTCCGGGGCACCGATTACCAGCTCAGCAA GGAGTACACGCTGGACGTGTACCGGCTCTCCTCCGTGGTGACACAGCACGACGCCAAGAAGGCAGGGGCAGAGGTGGTGAAGCAGGTGGAACATCCCTTGCTGAGTGGTTTGCTCTACCCAGGCCTGCAG GCGCTGGATGAGGAATATCTCAAGGTGGACGCACAGTTTGGAGGGGTGGATCAGAGGAAGATCTTCACCTTCGCAGAGAAG TACCTCCCTTCCTTGGGCTATGCCAAGCGCGTTCATTTGATGAACCCCATGGTTCCTGGGCTGACAGGCAGCAAAATGAGCTCGTCAGAAGAG GACTCCAAGATTGATCTTCTGGACCGCAAGGAGGATGTgaagaagaagctgaagaaggCTTTCTGTGAGCCAGGGAACGTGGAGAACAACGGTGTCCTCTCCTTCATCAAGCACGTCCTCTTCCCTCTCAAGTCAG AGTTTGTGGTCCTGCGAGAGGAAAAATGGGGAGGAAACAAAACCTACACAGCCTACGAGGCCCTGGAGAAGGACTTTGCTGAGCAG GTTGTGCACCCTGGAGACCTGAAGAACTCGGTGGAAGTAGCCCTGAACAAACTGCTTGACCCCATCAGAGAGAGATTCAACTGCCCAGAGCTGAAGAAGCTGAGCAGCGCTGCGTATCCCACCCCATCCAAAGCCA agcctggagagaAGGGCACCAAGAACTCAGAGCCGGAGGACGTGGTCCCATCCCGGCTGGACATCCGTGTCGGCAAAGTGATCAGTGTGGAGAAG CACCCGGATGCTGACAGCCTGTACGTGGAGAAGATCGACGTGGGCGAGGCCGAGCCCCGCACCGTGGTCAGCGGCCTGGTGCACTTTGTCcccaaggagcagctccaggacaggcttgtggtgctgctctgcaaCCTCAAACCCCAGAAGATGAGGGGGGTGGAGTCACAGGGCATGGTGCTGTGTGCTTCCAG CGTGGGGGAGCCCCGTCAAGTGGAGCCCCTGGACCCCCCAGCCGGGTGCTGCGCCGGGGAGCGTGTCTACGTGGAGGGCTACGAGGGTGGGGAGCCCGACGAGGAGCTCAAGCCCAAGAAAAAGGTCTTTGAGAAGCTGCAG GCTGATTTCCGCATCTCCGAGGATTGTGTCGCGCAGTGGAAGCAGAGAAACTTCCTGACCAAGCTGGGGACAGTCTCCTGTAAAAGCCTGAAGGGTGGCAGCATCAGCTAA